Proteins from a single region of Chryseobacterium sp. T16E-39:
- a CDS encoding phytanoyl-CoA dioxygenase family protein — MYKKYGVNKSYFSSISSKDFSHLPPTKREVYDEKLKNTEFFKNLSEENKKSVSDYNDNGYLILRNYLSSETVDQINNEIDKLMNDGTLKFRYGGKLMFAIHHSEIIRQIGNNKNFLDFLSVLLDGQPKLFQSINFINGSQQKTHSDSIHMTTYPLGGLLGVWIALEDVDENNGALHYIPGSHQLPYFLNSDYDNEGNAFKIGKQSYKAYEEFLEKKVQELGLKKEIFRAKKGDLLVWHANILHGGEPHLDKNRTRKSLVYHYFDENSVCYHEVTQRPALFEL, encoded by the coding sequence TTGTACAAGAAATACGGTGTCAATAAAAGCTATTTTTCAAGTATTTCAAGTAAAGATTTTTCTCACCTTCCACCAACCAAGAGAGAGGTTTATGATGAAAAATTAAAGAATACTGAGTTCTTTAAAAATTTATCAGAAGAAAATAAGAAAAGTGTATCTGATTACAATGATAATGGATATCTTATTCTAAGGAATTACCTTTCTTCTGAAACAGTAGATCAGATCAACAATGAAATCGATAAATTAATGAACGATGGTACCCTCAAATTCCGGTATGGGGGAAAGCTAATGTTTGCTATTCATCATTCGGAGATTATCCGGCAGATAGGGAATAATAAGAATTTTCTGGACTTTCTCTCAGTATTGCTTGATGGGCAGCCTAAACTCTTTCAAAGCATTAATTTTATTAACGGAAGCCAGCAAAAAACGCATTCAGATAGTATTCATATGACAACATATCCTTTAGGGGGACTCTTAGGTGTATGGATTGCTTTAGAAGATGTAGATGAAAATAATGGAGCCCTTCACTATATTCCAGGAAGTCATCAACTCCCTTACTTTTTAAATTCAGATTATGATAATGAAGGAAATGCCTTCAAGATCGGAAAACAGAGCTATAAAGCTTATGAAGAATTTTTGGAAAAGAAGGTGCAGGAGCTGGGTTTAAAGAAAGAAATCTTTAGAGCAAAAAAGGGAGATCTTTTGGTATGGCATGCAAATATTTTACATGGCGGTGAACCTCATTTAGATAAGAACAGAACCCGTAAAAGTCTTGTCTATCATTATTTTGACGAAAATAGTGTTTGCTATCATGAAGTAACCCAAAGACCTGCCTTATTCGAATTATAA
- a CDS encoding phosphatase PAP2 family protein, with amino-acid sequence MEEKQTSPIHKISRIISEFFSPLVSLFLFFIYKSTQEYSLKESITYFLPILLIIIVPVIAWLIWNVKTGRYTNMDVSNRVQRKTFYIFAAITVIVYLLFHYIKNGSIDFLMLFILILLFALQISNFFIKSSMHTSFNVFVAALFYSSNWKMGLVWLGIATIVGITRVILKRHTVKEVFMGAGIAFLISFLYLYCNIHFHP; translated from the coding sequence ATGGAAGAAAAACAAACATCACCTATACACAAAATTTCAAGAATTATCTCTGAATTTTTCAGTCCTCTGGTGTCTTTATTTTTATTCTTCATTTATAAAAGCACTCAAGAATATTCCCTTAAAGAATCAATTACATACTTTCTTCCGATTTTACTGATCATTATAGTTCCCGTAATTGCCTGGCTGATCTGGAATGTAAAAACTGGGCGGTATACTAATATGGATGTTTCAAACAGAGTCCAGAGAAAGACCTTTTATATTTTTGCTGCGATCACGGTAATTGTTTATCTTCTTTTCCATTACATTAAAAATGGGTCTATAGATTTCTTAATGTTGTTTATATTGATCCTACTTTTTGCCTTACAGATAAGTAACTTTTTCATTAAAAGTTCGATGCATACTTCTTTCAATGTATTCGTTGCAGCTTTATTTTATTCATCAAACTGGAAAATGGGGCTTGTATGGTTGGGTATAGCAACTATTGTAGGAATAACAAGAGTAATCCTTAAGAGGCATACAGTAAAAGAAGTATTTATGGGTGCAGGAATAGCATTTTTAATTTCTTTTCTCTATCTTTATTGCAATATACACTTTCACCCTTAG
- a CDS encoding ABC transporter ATP-binding protein, translated as MIIARNIHKSYGNLEVLKGVDIHIKTGEVISIVGESGAGKSTLLQILGTLDSPTNSKNYNTEITLAGESFINMNDKQLSKFRNQNIGFVFQFHQLLPEFTALENVLLPTKIAGANEKEALEKAYALFEDLKIEQRLHHKPNQLSGGEAQRVAVARALINSPKTIFADEPTGNLDSKNADDLHRLFFDLRDKYNQTFVIVTHNPNLAEITDRKLIMKDGMIIE; from the coding sequence ATGATTATAGCAAGAAATATCCATAAATCTTATGGAAATTTAGAAGTATTGAAAGGCGTTGATATCCACATCAAAACAGGAGAAGTCATCTCTATTGTCGGGGAATCGGGAGCTGGAAAATCTACTCTTTTACAAATTTTAGGAACGTTGGATTCACCGACAAATTCGAAGAATTACAATACTGAAATTACACTGGCAGGAGAATCATTTATCAATATGAATGATAAACAACTTTCTAAATTCAGAAACCAGAATATTGGTTTTGTATTTCAATTTCATCAATTGTTACCCGAATTTACGGCACTGGAAAATGTTTTATTGCCTACTAAAATTGCTGGAGCCAATGAAAAAGAAGCTTTAGAAAAAGCATATGCATTATTTGAAGACTTAAAAATTGAACAAAGGCTACATCATAAACCTAATCAATTGTCTGGCGGAGAGGCTCAGAGGGTAGCTGTTGCGAGAGCATTGATCAATTCTCCTAAAACTATTTTCGCTGATGAACCTACCGGTAACCTTGATTCAAAAAATGCAGATGATCTGCACCGTTTATTTTTTGATTTAAGAGATAAATATAATCAAACCTTTGTAATCGTTACCCATAATCCAAATCTGGCAGAAATTACAGACAGGAAGTTGATCATGAAAGATGGAATGATTATAGAGTAA
- a CDS encoding murein L,D-transpeptidase catalytic domain-containing protein: MHKSIVFLLLLFLSCGFRSQTALSLPEFRINELKTFLKGKNYNQDLAVFINFKVHSGQYRYFIYDLKKDKIILRAIVSHGSGSVNKNSDALTFSNSEGSHQSSLGKYEIKESYVGKFGKAYRLNGLDITNNNAMNRAIVLHSYGCVPDKESQTPACLSLGCPMLSFNALQQTARYIDSSKQAVILYAFY, from the coding sequence ATGCATAAAAGTATAGTTTTTCTCCTATTGCTTTTTTTATCTTGTGGCTTTCGTTCACAGACTGCTCTTAGTTTGCCTGAATTTAGAATTAATGAGCTGAAAACTTTTTTAAAAGGGAAGAATTATAATCAGGATCTTGCTGTTTTCATTAATTTTAAAGTCCATTCTGGACAATACCGTTATTTTATTTATGACCTTAAAAAGGATAAAATAATTTTACGGGCAATCGTTTCTCATGGTTCGGGTTCAGTGAATAAAAATTCTGACGCTCTTACTTTTAGTAATAGTGAAGGATCTCATCAATCTTCTTTAGGTAAATATGAGATCAAGGAAAGCTATGTAGGAAAGTTTGGAAAAGCATACCGATTAAATGGTCTTGATATTACCAATAATAATGCAATGAACAGAGCTATCGTTCTTCATTCTTATGGGTGTGTTCCAGATAAAGAATCACAAACTCCAGCATGCTTAAGCTTAGGTTGTCCAATGCTTTCATTCAATGCTCTGCAACAAACGGCTCGCTATATTGATTCATCAAAACAGGCTGTTATTTTGTATGCCTTCTATTAA
- the pdhA gene encoding pyruvate dehydrogenase (acetyl-transferring) E1 component subunit alpha, with product MKEFSKEVYLKWYEDMTMWRRFEDKCRSLYLKQKIRGFLHLYNGQEAIPAGFTHAMDLTKDSMITAYRCHIHPMAMGVDPKRIMAELCGKATGTSGGMGGSMHIFSKEHRFYGGHGIVGGQIPLGAGIAFADKYFDRKAVNICFFGDGAARQGSLHETFNMAMNWKLPVVFVVENNQYAMGTSVKRTANHEDIYKLGLGYEMPCLAVDAMDPEKVAEAAYEAVERARRGDGPTFIEARTYRYRGHSMSDAEPYRSKEEVAIHKKDDPIELIKERILANNWATEAELETIENKSRDFVDECVEFMENSPYPTEEKIYEYVYAQENYPFVDKLEN from the coding sequence ATGAAAGAATTTTCTAAAGAGGTATACCTTAAATGGTATGAAGATATGACAATGTGGAGAAGGTTTGAAGACAAATGCCGTTCTCTTTATCTAAAACAAAAAATCAGAGGTTTTTTACATTTGTACAATGGTCAGGAAGCTATTCCTGCAGGTTTTACACATGCAATGGATTTAACCAAAGACAGTATGATTACGGCTTACAGATGTCATATTCATCCAATGGCAATGGGAGTAGACCCAAAAAGAATCATGGCGGAACTTTGTGGAAAAGCTACCGGGACGTCAGGAGGTATGGGTGGTTCTATGCATATTTTTAGTAAAGAACACCGTTTTTACGGAGGACATGGTATTGTAGGAGGACAAATTCCTTTGGGAGCAGGTATTGCTTTCGCAGATAAATACTTTGACAGAAAAGCAGTAAATATCTGTTTCTTCGGAGATGGAGCAGCTAGACAAGGTTCATTGCATGAAACATTTAATATGGCTATGAACTGGAAGCTCCCTGTAGTATTTGTTGTTGAAAATAACCAATATGCAATGGGAACTTCTGTAAAAAGAACTGCTAACCACGAAGACATCTATAAATTAGGATTAGGATATGAAATGCCTTGCCTTGCTGTAGATGCGATGGATCCTGAAAAAGTAGCTGAAGCAGCTTATGAAGCTGTAGAAAGAGCAAGAAGAGGGGATGGTCCAACTTTTATCGAAGCAAGAACTTACCGTTACAGAGGTCACTCTATGTCTGATGCTGAGCCTTACAGATCTAAAGAAGAAGTAGCTATCCACAAAAAGGATGATCCAATTGAATTGATAAAAGAGAGAATTTTAGCAAATAACTGGGCTACTGAGGCAGAATTGGAAACTATTGAAAATAAATCTAGAGATTTTGTTGACGAATGTGTAGAGTTTATGGAAAATTCTCCTTATCCAACTGAGGAAAAAATCTATGAATATGTGTATGCACAGGAAAATTACCCATTTGTAGATAAATTAGAAAACTAA
- the radC gene encoding RadC family protein gives MSIKFLAEDDRPREKFLQKGKDSLSDSELLAIVMGSGSRDETALELARKILSSVNNNWHELSLLSIKELMKFKGIGEVKALSIATSLEIGRRRSRQEISDKPVISNSNDAYVIFKNHLSDLRTEEFWAVFLNQSNKVVQISQLTQGGISQSIVDVRVLFKIALDNFSTGIIIAHNHPSGSLKPSHEDLKITQKVKEGGLFLNIQLLDHLIITQNTYFSFSDEGLI, from the coding sequence ATGTCCATCAAATTTCTTGCAGAAGATGACAGACCCAGAGAGAAATTTTTACAGAAAGGTAAGGATTCGCTCTCGGATTCTGAACTTTTAGCAATTGTAATGGGAAGCGGAAGTAGAGATGAGACAGCCCTTGAACTGGCGAGAAAGATTTTATCATCCGTAAATAATAACTGGCATGAGTTAAGTTTATTATCCATTAAAGAACTGATGAAATTTAAGGGAATAGGGGAGGTAAAAGCCCTTTCTATTGCTACATCTTTAGAAATAGGGCGAAGACGGAGTCGACAGGAAATTTCTGATAAACCGGTGATATCAAACAGTAATGATGCTTATGTAATTTTTAAAAATCATTTATCTGATTTAAGGACCGAGGAGTTTTGGGCGGTATTTCTTAATCAAAGTAATAAAGTTGTGCAGATTTCCCAGCTAACTCAGGGAGGCATAAGCCAGTCTATAGTTGATGTCAGAGTTTTATTTAAAATAGCACTGGATAATTTTTCTACGGGAATTATTATAGCCCATAATCATCCTTCCGGAAGTTTAAAACCTAGTCATGAAGACTTGAAAATTACTCAAAAAGTAAAAGAAGGCGGTTTGTTCTTAAATATTCAGCTTCTCGACCATTTGATCATCACCCAAAATACTTATTTTAGCTTCTCAGACGAAGGATTAATATGA
- a CDS encoding pyruvate dehydrogenase complex dihydrolipoamide acetyltransferase, with product MAEVITMPRLSDTMTEGKVAKWHKNVGDKVKEGDILAEIETDKAVQDFESEIEGTLLYIGVEEGGAAAVDSVLAIIGNEGEDISSLKGGAAPAAGGSEEKKSEEEAKTENKETSVEQASAEVPAGVEVITMPRLSDTMTEGKVAKWHKNVGDTVKEGDLLAEIETDKAVQDFESEFNGVLLKQGVEENGAAPVDSVLAIIGPAGTDVSGVGAAKPAAQTSEKPAEQKVETQSEDKPAAQPVSSSSTDRVAISPLAKKIAQEKGVDIHGVQGSGENGRIVKKDIENYQPSQAKPAASAPTASPAAQVALSFVQGEDTETPNSQVRSIIAKRLAESKFSAPHYYLMVEINMDKAIEARKEINSLPDTKISFNDMIIKATAVALRKHPQVNSSWAGDKIIHRGNINVGVAVAIPDGLVVPVLKNTDQMNYTQISAAVKDMASRAKSKGLKANEMEGSTFSISNLGMFGIETFTSIINQPNSAILSVGAIIEKPIVKNGEIVVGNIMKLSLACDHRVVDGATGAQFLQTLKTYLESPLTLLL from the coding sequence ATGGCAGAAGTAATTACAATGCCTCGTCTTTCCGACACGATGACGGAAGGGAAAGTGGCGAAATGGCATAAAAACGTCGGAGATAAAGTAAAAGAAGGAGATATTTTAGCTGAAATTGAAACAGATAAAGCTGTTCAGGATTTTGAGTCTGAAATTGAAGGAACCCTTTTATACATTGGTGTAGAAGAAGGCGGTGCTGCAGCTGTAGATTCTGTTCTTGCAATCATTGGTAATGAAGGTGAAGATATATCTTCATTGAAAGGAGGAGCTGCTCCCGCAGCTGGAGGTTCTGAAGAGAAAAAATCTGAAGAAGAGGCTAAAACCGAAAATAAAGAAACCAGCGTAGAACAAGCATCTGCTGAAGTTCCTGCTGGTGTAGAAGTTATTACAATGCCTAGGCTTTCTGATACCATGACAGAAGGAAAGGTAGCAAAATGGCACAAAAACGTTGGAGATACAGTAAAAGAAGGAGATCTTCTTGCTGAGATCGAAACCGATAAAGCTGTTCAGGATTTTGAATCAGAATTTAATGGAGTACTATTAAAGCAGGGTGTTGAAGAAAACGGGGCAGCTCCTGTTGATTCAGTATTAGCAATTATAGGACCTGCAGGAACTGATGTTTCAGGCGTAGGTGCTGCAAAACCAGCTGCTCAGACTTCTGAGAAACCAGCTGAACAAAAAGTGGAAACTCAATCAGAAGATAAACCTGCTGCTCAGCCGGTAAGTTCATCATCTACAGATAGAGTTGCTATTTCTCCTCTGGCTAAAAAAATAGCACAGGAAAAAGGGGTGGATATCCATGGTGTTCAGGGTTCAGGAGAAAACGGAAGAATTGTAAAGAAAGATATTGAAAATTATCAGCCTTCTCAGGCAAAACCTGCTGCTTCTGCTCCGACTGCAAGTCCAGCCGCTCAGGTAGCATTAAGTTTTGTTCAGGGGGAAGATACAGAAACTCCAAACTCTCAGGTAAGAAGTATTATTGCAAAACGTCTTGCTGAAAGTAAGTTCTCTGCTCCTCATTACTACCTTATGGTAGAGATCAACATGGATAAAGCAATTGAGGCCAGAAAAGAAATCAATTCTTTACCGGATACTAAAATTTCTTTCAATGATATGATCATTAAAGCAACTGCAGTTGCTTTAAGAAAACACCCGCAGGTAAATTCTAGTTGGGCTGGAGATAAAATCATTCACAGAGGGAATATCAATGTTGGTGTAGCAGTTGCAATTCCTGACGGATTGGTAGTTCCTGTTCTTAAGAATACAGATCAGATGAACTATACCCAGATTTCTGCAGCTGTAAAAGATATGGCTTCAAGAGCGAAATCTAAAGGTTTAAAAGCGAACGAAATGGAAGGTTCTACATTCTCGATCTCTAACTTGGGAATGTTTGGAATTGAAACATTTACTAGTATCATCAACCAACCGAACTCTGCAATCCTTTCTGTAGGAGCAATCATTGAAAAACCGATTGTTAAGAATGGAGAGATTGTTGTTGGAAACATTATGAAACTTTCATTAGCATGCGACCACAGAGTGGTAGATGGTGCTACAGGAGCTCAATTCTTACAAACTTTAAAAACATATCTGGAAAGTCCTTTGACTTTGTTACTGTAA
- a CDS encoding sodium-translocating pyrophosphatase — protein sequence MNLFYLVPVFGVIALLYTFIQSNWVRKQNAGNEKMKIISGHIADGAMAFLKAEYKILTYFVVVVAILLAVMGMSNSNSHWSIGIAFAVGAVFSASAGFIGMKIATKANVRTAEAAKTSLSKALKVSFTGGSVMGMGVAGLAVLGLGALFIIIKQIFAPDATVDSHEMEKTIEILTGFSLGAESIALFARVGGGIYTKAADVGADLVGKVEAGIPEDDPRNPATIADNVGDNVGDVAGMGADLFGSYVATVLATMVLGRETVSVDSFGGFAPILLPMLIAGTGIIFSMIGTLFVRINDNEGASTSSVQNALNLGNWGSIVITAIASYFLVTYVLPETMVLRGHEFTKMGVFGAIMVGLVVGTLMSIITEFYTAIGKRPVSSIVRQSSTGHATNIIGGLAVGMESTLLPIIVLAGGIYGSYLCAGLYGVAIAAAGMMATTAMQLAIDAFGPIADNAGGIAEMSELPKEVREKTDILDAVGNTTAATGKGFAIASAALTALALFAAFVGIAGIDGIDIYRADVLAGLFIGGMIPFIFSSLAITAVGQAAMAMVEEVRRQFREIPGILEGTAEPEYEKCVAISTDASIRKMMLPGAIAIISPLLIGFIFGPEVLGGFLAGATVCGVLMGMFQNNAGGAWDNAKKSFEKGVDINGQIYYKGSEPHKASVTGDTVGDPFKDTSGPSMNILIKLMSIVSLVIAPTLATLHKDKIEAERKATIENLLSKEGVHSELGTVGATAVTPKEIKGHLNENGDFVYETGNIQEIKLSNGNTINIGENSRLLEMYNNIKNKNQSVLDPSNWYTIENLYFESGSSDLKAGSEAQLNILAELLNAFPDLKIKLGGYTDNTGNPDSNKKLSNLRAQTAKLKLLEMGISGDRIEAEGYGSQFPICEENDTDECKAKNRRIDVRVLSL from the coding sequence ATGAATTTGTTCTATTTGGTTCCGGTTTTTGGTGTTATCGCTTTACTCTATACTTTTATCCAAAGTAATTGGGTGCGAAAACAGAATGCCGGAAATGAAAAAATGAAAATAATCAGCGGGCATATCGCTGACGGTGCTATGGCTTTTTTAAAAGCAGAGTACAAGATTCTTACTTACTTCGTAGTCGTTGTAGCGATCTTACTGGCCGTGATGGGAATGAGCAATTCTAATTCTCATTGGAGTATTGGGATAGCCTTTGCTGTTGGAGCTGTTTTTTCAGCTTCAGCTGGTTTTATAGGAATGAAAATCGCTACCAAAGCCAACGTGCGAACAGCAGAAGCTGCAAAAACTTCACTCTCGAAGGCTTTAAAAGTTTCATTTACAGGTGGTTCTGTGATGGGGATGGGAGTTGCCGGATTAGCTGTTTTAGGTTTGGGAGCTCTTTTCATCATTATAAAACAGATTTTTGCTCCTGATGCAACAGTAGATTCTCATGAAATGGAAAAAACGATTGAAATTCTTACCGGATTTTCTTTGGGAGCAGAATCTATAGCATTATTTGCAAGAGTGGGTGGAGGTATCTATACCAAAGCAGCTGATGTAGGTGCTGACCTGGTAGGAAAAGTAGAAGCCGGAATTCCTGAAGATGATCCAAGAAACCCGGCTACAATTGCTGATAACGTTGGAGATAATGTCGGTGATGTTGCGGGAATGGGAGCTGATTTATTCGGGTCTTATGTGGCAACAGTTTTAGCGACAATGGTATTGGGTAGGGAAACGGTTTCAGTTGATTCTTTTGGGGGTTTTGCACCTATTCTTCTTCCGATGCTTATTGCCGGAACAGGAATTATTTTTTCTATGATAGGAACTTTATTCGTTAGAATTAATGATAATGAAGGAGCATCGACTTCGAGTGTACAGAATGCTTTAAACCTTGGAAACTGGGGAAGTATTGTGATCACTGCGATTGCTTCTTATTTTCTGGTAACCTACGTTTTACCTGAAACCATGGTGTTAAGAGGGCACGAATTTACTAAAATGGGTGTTTTTGGAGCTATAATGGTTGGATTGGTTGTAGGAACCTTAATGAGTATTATAACCGAATTTTACACTGCAATAGGAAAGAGACCGGTTTCCAGTATTGTAAGACAATCTTCTACCGGTCATGCAACAAATATTATTGGTGGCCTTGCAGTAGGAATGGAGTCTACCTTACTCCCAATTATTGTTTTGGCAGGAGGGATTTATGGATCTTACTTATGTGCAGGTCTTTACGGCGTTGCAATTGCAGCAGCAGGAATGATGGCCACAACAGCTATGCAGCTGGCGATTGATGCTTTCGGTCCGATTGCTGATAATGCAGGGGGTATTGCAGAGATGAGTGAGCTTCCAAAAGAAGTTCGTGAGAAAACAGATATTCTTGATGCAGTAGGAAACACAACTGCAGCGACTGGAAAAGGCTTTGCTATCGCTTCGGCAGCGTTAACGGCTTTGGCATTATTTGCTGCATTTGTCGGAATTGCAGGAATTGACGGTATTGATATTTACAGGGCCGACGTTTTAGCAGGTTTGTTTATCGGAGGTATGATCCCGTTTATATTTTCATCATTGGCCATTACTGCAGTTGGACAGGCTGCGATGGCGATGGTAGAAGAGGTGAGAAGGCAGTTTCGTGAGATCCCGGGGATTTTGGAGGGTACTGCAGAACCTGAATATGAAAAATGTGTTGCCATATCGACAGATGCATCTATCAGAAAAATGATGTTACCAGGGGCAATAGCTATTATATCTCCATTGTTAATCGGGTTTATTTTTGGACCTGAAGTACTGGGAGGATTTTTAGCCGGAGCTACTGTATGTGGTGTTTTAATGGGAATGTTCCAGAATAATGCCGGTGGTGCATGGGATAATGCTAAAAAGTCCTTTGAAAAAGGAGTTGATATCAACGGGCAAATATATTATAAAGGGTCAGAACCACATAAAGCATCTGTAACTGGTGATACGGTTGGAGATCCATTTAAAGATACTTCAGGACCATCTATGAATATTTTAATTAAATTAATGTCTATCGTATCGTTGGTAATTGCGCCAACACTCGCAACGTTGCATAAAGATAAAATTGAAGCCGAAAGAAAAGCTACGATTGAAAATCTTTTGAGTAAAGAAGGAGTGCATTCTGAGTTAGGAACTGTTGGAGCAACAGCTGTAACACCAAAAGAGATTAAAGGGCATTTAAATGAAAATGGAGATTTTGTGTATGAAACCGGAAATATTCAGGAAATAAAGTTGAGTAATGGGAATACCATTAATATTGGAGAAAACAGCCGTTTATTGGAGATGTACAATAATATCAAAAATAAAAACCAGTCTGTTTTGGATCCTAGTAATTGGTATACTATTGAAAACCTTTATTTTGAGAGTGGATCAAGTGATCTAAAGGCAGGTTCTGAAGCGCAGTTGAATATTCTGGCAGAATTGTTAAACGCCTTTCCTGATCTTAAAATAAAACTGGGAGGTTATACTGATAATACCGGAAATCCAGACAGTAATAAAAAATTATCCAATTTAAGAGCTCAAACCGCTAAATTGAAACTCTTAGAGATGGGTATTTCTGGAGATAGAATAGAAGCTGAAGGCTATGGTTCCCAATTTCCAATTTGTGAAGAAAATGACACAGATGAATGTAAAGCAAAGAATAGAAGAATTGATGTGAGGGTTCTTTCCTTATAA
- a CDS encoding inorganic pyrophosphatase, with translation MIPNFKAHPWHGISAGEDAPNVVNVFVEIVPSDTIKYEVDKETGYLKVDRPQKFSNIIPALYGFVPRTYCHNEVMKLAIESGADDVTMGDHDPLDICVLSSHNIHSGGMLMEAIPIGGFKMIDGGEADDKIVAVMVGDHAFGHFRDIAELPEAEVRRLMHYFLTYKNLPDEPAKCRIQEVYGVEHARKVIKASQKDYAEKFGG, from the coding sequence ATGATTCCAAATTTTAAAGCACATCCGTGGCATGGAATTTCTGCAGGAGAAGATGCGCCAAATGTTGTAAATGTATTTGTGGAAATCGTTCCTTCAGATACTATTAAGTATGAAGTTGATAAGGAAACAGGATATTTAAAAGTAGACCGTCCTCAGAAATTTTCAAATATTATACCTGCTTTATATGGTTTTGTTCCAAGAACATATTGCCATAATGAAGTAATGAAATTAGCGATCGAAAGTGGTGCTGATGATGTAACTATGGGAGATCATGACCCGCTAGATATTTGTGTTTTAAGTTCACACAATATTCATTCAGGAGGAATGCTTATGGAAGCTATTCCAATTGGTGGTTTCAAAATGATTGACGGTGGTGAAGCTGATGATAAAATTGTGGCAGTAATGGTGGGTGACCATGCATTCGGACATTTCAGAGATATCGCTGAATTACCTGAGGCTGAAGTAAGAAGATTAATGCACTATTTCCTAACTTATAAAAACTTACCTGATGAGCCTGCAAAATGCAGAATTCAGGAAGTATATGGAGTAGAGCATGCCAGAAAAGTAATTAAAGCATCTCAAAAGGATTATGCAGAAAAATTCGGAGGATAA
- a CDS encoding BlaI/MecI/CopY family transcriptional regulator yields the protein MKINHLTTAEENLMKLFWKLDSFYLKDVMEQHPEPKPHQNTVSTYLKILVEKGYLSTQKEGRIFKYTVTIPHENYKKFLLKELSHNFFHDSGKEILQFLFNEKLISQEDLKEYFDLKIEMKPVKAKAPKLEIANEILNPKKEKKSRDKKKKKKKD from the coding sequence ATGAAAATAAATCATCTTACTACTGCCGAAGAAAATTTAATGAAGCTATTTTGGAAGCTCGATTCATTCTATTTGAAAGATGTTATGGAGCAGCATCCGGAACCTAAGCCCCATCAAAATACAGTATCAACTTATTTGAAGATCCTGGTTGAAAAAGGATATCTTTCTACACAGAAAGAAGGCAGAATTTTTAAATACACAGTAACAATACCTCATGAAAATTATAAGAAGTTTCTTTTAAAAGAACTTTCACATAATTTTTTCCACGATTCAGGAAAAGAGATCTTACAATTTCTATTTAATGAAAAATTAATATCCCAGGAGGATTTAAAAGAGTATTTTGATCTTAAGATTGAAATGAAACCGGTAAAAGCTAAAGCACCAAAACTGGAAATAGCAAACGAGATTCTTAATCCGAAAAAAGAGAAAAAATCTCGGGATAAAAAGAAAAAGAAGAAAAAAGACTAG
- a CDS encoding RNA recognition motif domain-containing protein — protein MNIFVSNINYSTKEYELQDLFAEFGEVSSAKIITDKETGRSRGFGFIEMGEEEGKQAIEALNEKEFNGKTLNVSEAKPREEKPRRSFDNNRGGGYGNNRGGNGGGYGGGNNRGGNGGGNRW, from the coding sequence ATGAACATTTTTGTTTCAAACATCAATTACTCAACTAAAGAGTACGAATTACAAGATTTATTCGCAGAATTTGGAGAAGTATCTTCTGCAAAAATCATCACTGACAAAGAAACTGGCCGTTCAAGAGGTTTTGGTTTCATTGAAATGGGTGAAGAAGAAGGAAAGCAAGCTATTGAAGCTCTTAACGAGAAAGAATTCAACGGAAAAACACTTAACGTTTCAGAAGCTAAACCAAGAGAGGAGAAGCCAAGAAGAAGTTTCGATAACAACAGAGGTGGTGGTTATGGAAACAACAGAGGTGGAAACGGTGGTGGATACGGCGGTGGTAACAACCGTGGTGGAAACGGCGGTGGAAATCGTTGGTAA